The Candidatus Desulfatibia profunda genome segment CGAAGTCCGGCGCTCTATCCAGCTGAGCTACGGGCGCACAAGATTGAAGACCGTTGCAGCCGCAATCGCACTGCAATGGTCTTTCCATATCTAAAAGTGGGGTGAGTGATGGGGCTTGAACCCACGACAACCGGGGCCACAACCCGGTGCTCTACCATCTGAGCTACACCCACCATACGAGGATTTATTTAGTATCAGATTGAATGAACCATTTCAAGATATTAATTAAGGAGCCGGAGAGTTTTTCACTGTTAAGCCGATCCAGGGATAATCACAGCTTAAAATGTATAAACTTGCTCATAAAGGCTCGTAAAAAAAGTACAGAGGCCTTCGTATAAAATCAATAGCTTACAGAAAAAAACAGATCTCATGTGATGATGGACTTGCGTGTAAGCAGTAGGCAGTATACGGTTACCGGCAACCCGCAACCCGTTGCCTTTCAACCATTCACGATTCACTATTTACCATGCACCATTTAACCGGCAGAGCCGCAAACTAGGTATTGACCCGCTATAGGTTCTGATATATTATTTTTTACATTCATAATCTGATAGTTGCCGGTATTGGCAAGGTTGGCTTTATAAGGTTTCATGCCGTGAACCGTTTGAACATTTTCGCAATCCGCGCAGTACTCGGTGCAGTTTTTGCTGTGATACTCTCGCGCTTTTTCTATCCTCAGGTGAATGTTGTCTATGTCATCGGATTAGGCATTTTCCTGGTAGGAATGGCATATGTAATGGAGTACTTTAGAAACAAAAAACCAAAATAGTTCCCACTCATAAACGGCTCTTTTCCCCATGAAAAAGATTATTCTCGGCACCGCTGGACATATCGATCACGGGAAAACCTCTCTAATCAAAGCGGTGACCGGTATCAATACCGACCGGTTAAAGGAAGAAAAGCTTCGCGGCATCACCATTGAACTCGGATTTGCGTTTCTCGACCTCCCCAGCGGCCAACATCTGGGCATCGTCGATGTTCCGGGTCATGAAAAATTTGTAAAAAATATGGTTGCCGGAGCCACCGGAATTGATATTGTTGCCATGGTGATCGCTGCTGATGAAGGCGTGATGCCCCAGACCCGAGAACACATGGAGATATGCACGCTCCTGGATGTTAAATACGGCCTGGTTGTTCTGACCAAAACCGACCTTGTGGATGAAGAGTGGCTGGAACTTGTCATCGATGATATCAGAAATTTTACCCAAGGGACTTTTTTAGAAGATAAACTGATTGTGCCGGTATCATCCGTGACCGGTCAGGGGCTTTCCGAATTTATCAAGGCTCTGGACAAACTCAGCCGCGAGGTCCCCATACGGCCGCCTTCAAGCCTGTTCCGGCTGCCTGTTGATCGGGTTTTCACCATGAAGGGGTTCGGAACCGTGATTACCGGCACCCTGATTTCCGGACGTGTTCAGGTGGGTGATACCGTCATGATATACCCTTCCGGTATTACATCGAAAGTACGGGGAATTCAGGCCCATAACCAGAGTGTCGAGATGGCTGAAGCCGGCATGCGGACAGCCATTAATTTTCAGGGGCTTGAAAAGGCCTCTGTCCTTCGCGGCGAAATTGTCTCCAGTCCGGGAGCCTTAATTCCGAGCTACATGCTTGACGTTTCCCTTCATTACCTTGATAGCAACAAGAAGCCGATTAAAAATCGTGCCCGTGTCAGATTTCATTCGGGAACCAGCGAAGTGCTCGGTATCCTGGCACTTTTAGAAACAGAGGAACTCCTCCCGGGAAAAACAACGGTGGCCCAACTGCGACTCGATACGCCGGTTGCCCTTATCAAGGATGACAGATTCGTCATCAGAAGTTACTCCCCGGTGCGAACCATCGGCGGCGGCCATATTCTGAACCCGATTCCGCAAAAGCACAAGCGCTTTAGACCGGAAATCATTAAGGGGTTAAAAGGCCTTGTGGACCAGGAACCTGAAACCATCATCTCCTATCATGTAAATGAAGCCGACCTTCGCGGGATTTCTTTTTCCGAACTTAAAATCATGACCAATCTTCCCGAAAAACAACTGCTCAACGTTTTGCAAGCATTGTTGTCTAAACGGACACTCCTTGTGGCTGACAAGGAAAGCCAGATTTATATTCACCAAAGCAACTTTGACAAGCTTACAAAAGAGGCGTCCGATCATCTTGGCCACTATCACCGCACCAACCCCCTGAAAGCCGGCATGCCCAAAGAAGAATTAAAGTCCAAGTTTCCAGTTGCTCTGGGCTCAAAACTTTTCAATCTGATGCTCAATCAGATGGTCAAGGACCAAAAAATCGTTCAGGATGAAAATACGGTTCGCCTAACTTCTCACACGGTTTCCCTCGGTGTTGACCAGGCTGAAGTCAAAAAAAGAATTTTAGATGCGTATCGGGAAGGCGGCCTGACGCCACCTTATTTTAAAGAACTCACCAAAAGCTTCGATATTGAAACCCAGCGGGCCAAAGACGTACTCATGCTGCTTGTTGACGAAGGTCTGATCATCAAGGCCAAAGAAGACCTTTATTTTTATGCAGAAGCTGTCGAAAATCTGAAGAAGAAACTTGTCGACTTCCTTGTATCCAACCAGGAAATTACTACTCCGCAATTCAAGGATATGACCGGAGTGTCGCGTAAATTTTTAATTCCGTTGATTGAATACTTTGACGCCAAGAATGTAACTATCCGCGTCGGAGACACTCGCAGACTCAGAAGCGGATGATACCTGAATCTTGCATGAAAATTGATGAGAATCTTTTTGCATATGTAAGCCTCCGACTCGTGCAAAATTCAGGTGATACTTTGCCGATGTGTTATTTTGAAATAGGGAGACATTATGGAAAACTCAATAAACAATGATACGAGTGATCTTAAAGAAACCGAATTTAAAATGTTTGCCACCAAACACATCGTTGTGGGCATATTGCTGACTGTTGTTGCCCTGTGGGTAATAGGGAGTGTTCTCGGTTTTTTCGAAAAACCCGCCGGCGTTAAGGTCGCCCGACAGCACGAAACCGATACCGCTAATAAAACCAAGGCAGAAAGTGCCGATGAACAAACAAAGACAGCCGAACCTGAAACTTTGAAAGCAAAAACCGAATACAACAAAGGTACGGCCGGACACATCATGAGCACCGACTTTGTTGCCATGGGAAAGGACACGCCTGCGGGAGAAGCTATCAGGTCTTTGAAAAAGCAGCGTCGCGATATTAACCAGTCGTTTCAAGTCTATGTAGTCGATCCACACGACAGGCTGGTAGGTATGGTTACCTTGAAACAGCTGATGTTTGCCAACGATAAAGCCTCCCTGAAAGACCTTATGTCCAAGAAGATCAATTCCGTGATTGCAGATACCGACGAAGAAAAAGTGGCCAAGCTGATGGCCCGTGAGAATATTAAGGTGCTGCCGGTTGTCAATAAAGACAAACAGATAGCAGGTATCGTCAAGGCCGAAGATGTCGGCACGCTCATTCAGGAAAAACCCGTTGAAACCGCTCGTAAAAAACCGGCGGTCAAAAAACCCGTGCATCCAGACGTGTCCCCTGAGCTTGAGACCGCTGAAGCTGAAATATTTCGACCCAATGGTGTCGCCTTTATCGAGGCTTTGATTCAACCGCTGACTTATGAACTGCACGAAAGATTCTGGGGCTGGCGTCCCAACGACATCTTGAATTTTACCGACAACGTCAATAATTTCCAACAGGGCGTTCTGGAGGTCACCCGCCGAACCGCCGTGATTTTAGCGGAAAGAATATCCCGTACCGGCAGCACTGCTTCATTTGATCCAAACCTTGAACGCGCCATGAACTGGTTCATGATAAAATCAGACCGGTACTGGTTCCCGTCTCCGGAATCGAAATACAGCGACGGAATTAAAGAGCTGAAAATCTACAAGGAAAAGCTGGAAAAAGGCGCCGCCAAATTTTACACTCGAACCGACAATTTAATCCCTCTGCTGGCGGCTTATGAAGACCTGCTGGGAAGCTGCGATGAAAATTTGATCAAAGACAAGGAAAATGACGGTACACCGCTCAGTTTTTTTAAAGCCGACGACTACTTTTTCTATGCCAAGGGAGTGGCCAGCGCCATGCACACCATTCTGGGTGCCATCCTGGAAGACTTTCATACCACCATAGATTCACGACGGGGCCTGGAACTTCTGCATCATGCCATCGAGTCATGTCATCATGCCGTTGCAATCGATCCCTTGATCGTCACCAACAGCGACTTGAGCGGCGTACTTGCCAATCATCGCGCCAACATGGCGGCCCCGATCAGCCACGCCCGTTTTTATCTGGGAGTACTGATTAAGACACTTTCGACTTAAAAGTTAGTGATTGGTTGAATGGTCAAACCGATAACGGCCTTCTGACTTCTGCCCTCATATTAACTACTTAACCATTCAACCAATCAACCATTTAACCATAAAAGTTCGAACTATATCTGATCGATCAACATGAACGTGATGCTGTCCAGCAGCAGCAGGCCTGGGCGTGTCAGTGCGCAGCGGTTTTGAGCAAATCTGATGAAGCCCCTCTTCTCCAAGTCCTGAATCGTGTCCCCGAAGCAACGCTGAAAGCTTAGGCCAAACTTTTCTGCAAACGCCTCGAAGCAAATTCCTTCTGTTTGTCTGAGCCCCAGGTAAATCGCCTCCATCATGAGCTGGGATCGACTTAATACCTCTTTTGCGGCCGGTGGGAATCTGCCCGCTGCCAGCGCCTTGATATAATGGCTCACATGGGGCTGATTCCAGCAACGCTCAGGTTCTTTAAATGAATGGGCCGAAGGTCCAAGTCCCAGGTATGGTACAAACGACCAATATTTGCGGTTGTGCCGCGAACGGTTCCGCTCGAAACTGCCCTTCCCGGATCTGCCGGGGCCGGTGCGTGCAAAACTGGATATCTCATATTGAGCATAACCCCGGCTGTCCAAGAACGCCGCAGTGACCTCAAACAAGTTGCCGACGTCGCCTTCCGGCAGCGGGCGAAATCGCCCCTTTTGCCGGCCGGTATCCAGAGGCGTTCCCGGTTCATAGCTGAGCATGTAGCAGGAAAGGTGCTCCGGTTCAAATTCCAGGGCCCGCTGCAAATCTTTGATCCAGGCTGTTTCGGTCTGCCCCGGAATACCGTAAATAAGATCAAGGCTCAGATTTTCAAATCCGGCGTCTCTGGCCCACCGAACAGCCAGAGCGGCGTCGCTGCTGGTATGGATTCGCCCCAGGAAGTCTAAATTGAACGGGTTAAACGATTGGACTCCGATGCTGATGCGGTTAACGCCGGCACTCCGGTAGCCGGCGAAGTCTTCCGGAGTTAGCGTGCCCGGGTTGACCTCAAGGGTTATTTCCGCACCGTTAAGGATATGAAATGATTGCTGGGCCGCGGCAATGATCCGGCCGATAGTTTCCGTATCAAAAACAGAAGGCGTTCCGCCGCCTATATACAGGGTATCAAACCTTTCAGCAAAATTTGATTTCAGGTGCATCTCATGCACCAGAGCCTCTATGAATGCGGGTCTCGCTGATCTATCGCCGATGGAATAGAAATCGCAATAGGAGCATTTCCGAACGCAAAACGGGATATGCACATATATCCCGGCAGGTTCAGGCGGATGGAGTTCCTTGATGCTCGTTGCGGGTTGCACGTTGTGGGTGTTACCTTTTTATCACCTCTGCCAGTTGGATCCCCAGAGTCAGGGCGTTTTGATTTATTTCCAAAAAATTGGACGGGATTCGAGATTCCAGAACCTTTATGACCGATTCCGTCTTAACAATATCCGTCAGGGCGATGACTGCACCCAACATGCATATATTGAAAACAATCGGCTTGCCGATCTTGTCCATTACGGTCTGGTACATGGGGAGTTCTTGATGCTGAGCATCAACCTTACTTCGAATTTTGACAAAACGGGTATCGGTGATCAGCAGCCCGCCGGGCCGGATGATGGGATAAAACTTGTCATAGGCCTGCTGGGTGAGGCTGACCAGCACATTGGGCTGAATCACCTTGGGGTAATTGATGTTCGAATCGGAGATAATAACGTCGGAACGCGTTGACCCGCCCCTGGCTTCGGGTCCGTAAGACTGGGACTGAACCGCATTTAAACTTTCGTATAGCACGGCAGCCTCGGCCAGAAGAATCGAGGCAGTGACGACCCCTTGACCTCCTGAGCCTGAAAAAACAATTCGGCACATTTCCATAACTACTATCCTTTCATCGCCCTCTCGATGATTTTGTCGTACTCATGACAGTACTCCGGCAGCTCTTTCTGAACAAAGATACCCCGCTCGATCAAGTCGGGGTTTTCCTTTTTGGCTTTGGAGCCGACGGGCGTGGTGTTGTTTTTATACTGCTCCATCATATCTACTGCGGTTCCGAGCCTGTTTTTACGTCCAAAATAGGTAGGGCACTGGGACAGCACCTCTACCACGGAAAAGCCCTCATGCAAAACGGCCTCCCTAAATATTTTGGTCATCTGCTGCACATGATAGGTGGTCGTGCGGGCCACAAACGTCGCCCCGGCAGCCATAGCCAGCTGGACCGTATCAAAGCTGTGGTCAATATTGGTATACGGCGCCGTGGTGGCCATGGTGCCATAGCCGGACAAGGGAGAATACTGCCCGCCGGTCATGCCGTAGATACGGTTGTTCATGACAATGGCCGTTATATCGATATTGCGGCGGGCGGCATGGATGAAATGATTGCCGCCAATGGCCAGGGCATCGCCGTCCCCCATGGGAACGATCAGATTCAGCTCGGGACGACTCAGTTTGACGCCGGTGGCAAATGCCAGGGCCCGGCCGTGAATGGTGTGAAGTGTATGGAAATCGACATATCCTGAAATCCGGGACGAGCATCCGATCCCCGATACCATTACGATTTCATTCTTGCTCATTCCCAGCTTTTCGATGGCCCTGAGGAGACTGTTCAAGACAATCCCGTGACCGCATCCCGGACACCAGATATGCGGGAAAAATCTTTCTCTGATGTACTCTTTGATTGCCATATGTCACACACCCTTTCCCTGAACCACCCGCATGATATTCCTGATATCCATAGGCGTTATAAAAACACCGTCGATGCGATTTGCCAGAAACACCTTTTGGGGTTGATCCATAACCCTTCTGACTTCCTGAAGAATCTGGCCCATGTTCATTTCCACGACGATCACATATTTGGCATGCCCGCACTTTTCGCGAACAAGATAATCCGGGAACGGCCACAGTGTCTGGAGTTCCAGCAGTCCGATCCGTTCCCCCCTGGGTCTGAGGTATTCCACTAGATGAAGGGCCGAGCGAGCCGATGCTCCGTAAGAAATTAGAATGAACTCGGCATCATCCAGGTAATACGATTTGTATTTTGTGATTTGATTGACGTTGTTGTTGATCTTGTCCACCAGGTGGCGAATAAGATCGTGAACCACCTGAGGCTTGTCCGAAGGAAATCCCCACATATCGTGGAAAAGACCGGTGACATTGTAACGGTGAATGCCGCCGAAATCAGACATGGGCAGCCGGCCGTCTTCACGCGGCAAGTAGGGATGATAGTCCACGCCCGCTTTGACCGCCGTCCGCAGTCTTTCCACCAGTGCAAGTTCCCCTTCTTGGGGCACCACCAGCTGCTCCCGCATGTGTCCGACGACTTCATCAAAAAGCAGAATTACCGGTGTGCGATAGGTTTCGGCAATATTAAAGGCCTCCACGGTCATTGCAAACACATCCTGATGGTTGGATGCCGTCAGCGTCACAACGGCATGATCGCCGTGAGTCCCCCAGCGGGCCTGATTTACATCGCCCTGGCTGACATGGGTCGGTATGCCCGTGGAAGGACCGCCGCGCTGCACATTGACAATCACGCAGGGGATTTCCGCCATAATCGCATAGCCGAGGGCTTCCTGCATCAAGGAAAATCCCGGGCCGCTGGTGGCGGTCATGACTTTACGGCCGGTCAAAGAAGCTCCGATGATGGCGCACATGGAGGCGATTTCATCTTCCATCTGAATAAAGCGGCCGCCTCTTTGGGGCAGCCGGTACGCCAACAGTTCGGCAATTTCAGTAGACGGGGTGATGGGATATCCTGCAAAGAATTCCAGTCCGGCATACAGGGCGCCCTCCACGCAGGCTTCGTTGCCCTGCAAAAATTTGATGTTATCGCTCATAAAAATACCCTATTCAGTTTCGATTTCAATCGCAAGATCCGGACACCTGAACTCGCAGAGCTGGCAGCAGATACAATCCGTGCGTCGCGCTGCAAACACCTTGTCCTCCTCATCAAGTTCCAGAACATTCTTGGGGCAAAAATGCACACAGATACCACATCCTTTGCACCATTCCCGGTTGATGGCATGATTCTTTAACTTTGGTTTTGCCATGTAGGATTCCTCTTATTTGATGATAAAAGCTATAATATTAAACATTTGGTTAACCGGTTGGCCGGTTTGCCAGTTGGCCGGTTTGGCTATGATACCGTATTGGTTTAAGAATCAAAATCTGAAAATCAAGATATAAATAAACAGTTGTTTAACCGAATTAACCGGCTAACGGGATAACGGGATGACAGGATAACCATAAGTGTACATTGCATATTGGCTTTAAAAATGTCAAGGAGACAGATACCCTGATAGCTTCAGATGAATCGCTTCATCAGCTCATCAATAACGTCATCAACGTTATCCGGCGTTATTCCAAGCTGCCGGCAGAATTTCTCGGCCTTGGCCAGCCGGCGGGGACTTTCCATATCGCTGAGTTTAGCGAAAAGCCCGAGCCGCCGCCCTACCTGATACACACACCGCCACTGGGGCTCCATCGCCAGAAAGGCGCGAATGATCGCCATCATCCGCGTTTTGTCCCCTGGAAAAGCACCTTCAAGATTCTCAAACAGATTCAGGATGTGATCACTCTTTAGAACGCTGGTGATGCCGTCTAAATGTTCGATCATCAGTAAAATCTCCCTGGCCATCATCACATCCGTGCATTTTTCAAACCGGCCCGTTTGCCAGTCGTCAAAAAGTTCGATACCGTTGGGAATGGCCAGGGTCCTCAGCCTGATGAAATCCGGATTAATGCGGTTTAAGGCATCGGCGGTCTCGGTGGCATGGATATCGGAATATTCCCTGCCCCCCAGTCCGGGCATGACGTATTCCGACAGTTGGATGCCGGCTGTTTTGACTTTGAGGCCTGCCTTGATATGAGTTGCCTTGGTAACACCCTTTCGGGCCATTTTAAGCACCAGGTCGGAACCGGATTCAAGACCGATGTGTATTCGGTTTAACCCGGCTTTCCTGAGTGCCTTCAGGTCATCGGTCTTTATCCGGGCAATCGTATGTGACCGCGCATACGATGTGATCCGTTCCACCCATGGAAAGCGATTACCAAGGTGAACCAGAATTTCCTCAAGATCGGATGGTTTTATGATGAGGCTGTTGGCGTCCTGAATAAATACCGAACGCATCCCGCCGGAAAACCAGTTCAATGCCGCCTGAAACGCCTGAGACTCCCAGGATTCAATCCTTCCGGCGGCATTGCGGATTTCAACCGGACGAACATGGCCGGATTGGTCGCTCATTTGCCGGATGATCGTTACGTATTTGTGAACGGCATCGATATCCCTTTTGACATGTTCAACCGGACGGATGGAGAATCGGGTGCCCTTGTAAACAGGACAAAACGTACAACGGTTCCAAGGGCAGTTTCGGGTCACCCTTATGAGAAGGCTGTAGGCCTCGCTGGGCGGTCGTATGGGGCCCTGTTCGAACCCGTGATAGGTTTCGTCTGTCTTGTATTTTTGGTTCATAGTATCCATGCTGCCATTTCCGATTGATTATTGACAATTTAAGATTTTAGATTGGTAATCAGTGATCCGTATTCAACCAATCAACCATTCAACCAAAACCTAAGTTGAGCGATTGTCGAGGTTGCCGCAGCTACAAGGAAGATGTCGTTCCGCTATAGTGCACTATGCGGGACGGCATCTGACGCAGTAGATGCGGTAAGATCGGCAATCCCGACTTGTTGGGTCGTCTTGTCCGGCGTAGCTCGAAGAGCGAAGTCTGAAGCTGAAAGCGAAGCCCAAAGGGTTTCAAATTTTAAAAATATAAATCAATATCGTTCATTAAAAATAAAAGAAATTTGATCCCCTTTTAAAATTTGAAACGCTCAGTTTAGGTAAAGTCAATGATATACATGTCGGCCGGAAAATCAAGACCTGTCCGCAAGTTGCCAGGGAACTTGCATCTGTCGACAATATGGTTTATTTATGTAAAGAATCCTGATCCAGAGGGCCGGGCTTTGATATAACCTTTGGAAGCAGATAATATAAGGAGTTTGTTCGAACTTGAAGAAATTCGGCTCCATGATTGCCGTCACACTGTTTTTAGGTATCTGTGTTGCTTGCTGTCTTTATTTGGATCTTATAATCTATGCCGGCCAGCCTGCCGATATGGAAGCAGTGGAAAAAGTTGTGATCGTACGCCCGGGTCAGGGATTTAAAGCCTTTTCCGAACGGCTGTATCATGCCGGTATTATCAAATACCCAGCGAAATTCAGGTGGCTGGCCCGCATTAAACGGCATGATAAAAGCATAAAAGCCGGCGAATACGCCCTTTCTTCCGCCATGCCACCCAGCGAAATTCTGGGGATACTGGTCAGCGGAAAGGTTCTCCTTTACAAATTCACCATACCCGAAGGCTATAATCTCAGGCAGATTGCTGCTCTTGTTGCCAGCTCAGGCTTTGCACCCGAAGCCGATTTTCTAAAAGTTGCAACCGACACCGCGCTGGTGCATAAAATGGGAATCGATGCCGAGACCTTCGAGGGCTATCTTTTTCCGGATACCTATTACTTCCCAAAAGACGCCGGACCGGAAACGATCATCTCCACAATGGTCAAAAGATTCTGGACCGCGTTTAAGCCTGAATGGAGGAACCGGGCCAAAACCCTTATGCTCTCTGTTCACCAGGTCGTAACCCTTGCGTCTTTGATCGAAAAGGAAACCGGTGTTGCCTTTGAACGACCCATCATTTCATCGGTTTTCCATAATCGTCTCAAACGCCATATGCGCCTTGAAAGCGACCCTACGGTTATTTACGGCCTAGCGGATTATGACGGGAATATTACCCGCAAGCATTTAACCACGCCGACGTCGTATAACACCTATACGATATACGGGCTTCCCCCCGGTCCAATTGCTAGCGCCGGCATCGATGCCATTGAGGCCGCCCTCTACCCGGCGGATACCCAATTCCTATATTTTGTTTCCAAAAGAGACTATACACACCAGTTTTCAACAAATATCAAAGACCATAACCTGGCGGTAAGCAAGTATCAATTGCGCAAATAAAATTGTTCCACAATTTTATATATCGCGGCTGCGCCGCTCAGAACTGGAAAAGAATTTAATGATCGAATCTGAAGAAATTGTAACACCTATGGCCTTGATTCGGGAAGCCGCGATAGAAGAAGTATCCGAATCCAGGGAAAAGCTGACTCCGCCTGAATTGGAAAAGAGACTGGCGCAAAAATTGGGAGCCCGGAGAGCAGCAATAAAAACAGCGATAAGGAAGCTGGTGGATGAACAGGAACTCACCTACTCCTATCATTATGGCTGTTCGTTTCTAGAGATATCCTTTAATAAACCGACCCGAATTTCC includes the following:
- the hemW gene encoding radical SAM family heme chaperone HemW, whose product is MQPATSIKELHPPEPAGIYVHIPFCVRKCSYCDFYSIGDRSARPAFIEALVHEMHLKSNFAERFDTLYIGGGTPSVFDTETIGRIIAAAQQSFHILNGAEITLEVNPGTLTPEDFAGYRSAGVNRISIGVQSFNPFNLDFLGRIHTSSDAALAVRWARDAGFENLSLDLIYGIPGQTETAWIKDLQRALEFEPEHLSCYMLSYEPGTPLDTGRQKGRFRPLPEGDVGNLFEVTAAFLDSRGYAQYEISSFARTGPGRSGKGSFERNRSRHNRKYWSFVPYLGLGPSAHSFKEPERCWNQPHVSHYIKALAAGRFPPAAKEVLSRSQLMMEAIYLGLRQTEGICFEAFAEKFGLSFQRCFGDTIQDLEKRGFIRFAQNRCALTRPGLLLLDSITFMLIDQI
- the selB gene encoding selenocysteine-specific translation elongation factor, whose translation is MKKIILGTAGHIDHGKTSLIKAVTGINTDRLKEEKLRGITIELGFAFLDLPSGQHLGIVDVPGHEKFVKNMVAGATGIDIVAMVIAADEGVMPQTREHMEICTLLDVKYGLVVLTKTDLVDEEWLELVIDDIRNFTQGTFLEDKLIVPVSSVTGQGLSEFIKALDKLSREVPIRPPSSLFRLPVDRVFTMKGFGTVITGTLISGRVQVGDTVMIYPSGITSKVRGIQAHNQSVEMAEAGMRTAINFQGLEKASVLRGEIVSSPGALIPSYMLDVSLHYLDSNKKPIKNRARVRFHSGTSEVLGILALLETEELLPGKTTVAQLRLDTPVALIKDDRFVIRSYSPVRTIGGGHILNPIPQKHKRFRPEIIKGLKGLVDQEPETIISYHVNEADLRGISFSELKIMTNLPEKQLLNVLQALLSKRTLLVADKESQIYIHQSNFDKLTKEASDHLGHYHRTNPLKAGMPKEELKSKFPVALGSKLFNLMLNQMVKDQKIVQDENTVRLTSHTVSLGVDQAEVKKRILDAYREGGLTPPYFKELTKSFDIETQRAKDVLMLLVDEGLIIKAKEDLYFYAEAVENLKKKLVDFLVSNQEITTPQFKDMTGVSRKFLIPLIEYFDAKNVTIRVGDTRRLRSG
- a CDS encoding radical SAM protein, which codes for MNQKYKTDETYHGFEQGPIRPPSEAYSLLIRVTRNCPWNRCTFCPVYKGTRFSIRPVEHVKRDIDAVHKYVTIIRQMSDQSGHVRPVEIRNAAGRIESWESQAFQAALNWFSGGMRSVFIQDANSLIIKPSDLEEILVHLGNRFPWVERITSYARSHTIARIKTDDLKALRKAGLNRIHIGLESGSDLVLKMARKGVTKATHIKAGLKVKTAGIQLSEYVMPGLGGREYSDIHATETADALNRINPDFIRLRTLAIPNGIELFDDWQTGRFEKCTDVMMAREILLMIEHLDGITSVLKSDHILNLFENLEGAFPGDKTRMMAIIRAFLAMEPQWRCVYQVGRRLGLFAKLSDMESPRRLAKAEKFCRQLGITPDNVDDVIDELMKRFI
- a CDS encoding 2-oxoacid:acceptor oxidoreductase subunit alpha, which translates into the protein MSDNIKFLQGNEACVEGALYAGLEFFAGYPITPSTEIAELLAYRLPQRGGRFIQMEDEIASMCAIIGASLTGRKVMTATSGPGFSLMQEALGYAIMAEIPCVIVNVQRGGPSTGIPTHVSQGDVNQARWGTHGDHAVVTLTASNHQDVFAMTVEAFNIAETYRTPVILLFDEVVGHMREQLVVPQEGELALVERLRTAVKAGVDYHPYLPREDGRLPMSDFGGIHRYNVTGLFHDMWGFPSDKPQVVHDLIRHLVDKINNNVNQITKYKSYYLDDAEFILISYGASARSALHLVEYLRPRGERIGLLELQTLWPFPDYLVREKCGHAKYVIVVEMNMGQILQEVRRVMDQPQKVFLANRIDGVFITPMDIRNIMRVVQGKGV
- a CDS encoding 4Fe-4S binding protein, yielding MAKPKLKNHAINREWCKGCGICVHFCPKNVLELDEEDKVFAARRTDCICCQLCEFRCPDLAIEIETE
- a CDS encoding 2-oxoacid:ferredoxin oxidoreductase subunit beta → MAIKEYIRERFFPHIWCPGCGHGIVLNSLLRAIEKLGMSKNEIVMVSGIGCSSRISGYVDFHTLHTIHGRALAFATGVKLSRPELNLIVPMGDGDALAIGGNHFIHAARRNIDITAIVMNNRIYGMTGGQYSPLSGYGTMATTAPYTNIDHSFDTVQLAMAAGATFVARTTTYHVQQMTKIFREAVLHEGFSVVEVLSQCPTYFGRKNRLGTAVDMMEQYKNNTTPVGSKAKKENPDLIERGIFVQKELPEYCHEYDKIIERAMKG
- a CDS encoding DUF2333 family protein, giving the protein MENSINNDTSDLKETEFKMFATKHIVVGILLTVVALWVIGSVLGFFEKPAGVKVARQHETDTANKTKAESADEQTKTAEPETLKAKTEYNKGTAGHIMSTDFVAMGKDTPAGEAIRSLKKQRRDINQSFQVYVVDPHDRLVGMVTLKQLMFANDKASLKDLMSKKINSVIADTDEEKVAKLMARENIKVLPVVNKDKQIAGIVKAEDVGTLIQEKPVETARKKPAVKKPVHPDVSPELETAEAEIFRPNGVAFIEALIQPLTYELHERFWGWRPNDILNFTDNVNNFQQGVLEVTRRTAVILAERISRTGSTASFDPNLERAMNWFMIKSDRYWFPSPESKYSDGIKELKIYKEKLEKGAAKFYTRTDNLIPLLAAYEDLLGSCDENLIKDKENDGTPLSFFKADDYFFYAKGVASAMHTILGAILEDFHTTIDSRRGLELLHHAIESCHHAVAIDPLIVTNSDLSGVLANHRANMAAPISHARFYLGVLIKTLST
- the mltG gene encoding endolytic transglycosylase MltG: MIAVTLFLGICVACCLYLDLIIYAGQPADMEAVEKVVIVRPGQGFKAFSERLYHAGIIKYPAKFRWLARIKRHDKSIKAGEYALSSAMPPSEILGILVSGKVLLYKFTIPEGYNLRQIAALVASSGFAPEADFLKVATDTALVHKMGIDAETFEGYLFPDTYYFPKDAGPETIISTMVKRFWTAFKPEWRNRAKTLMLSVHQVVTLASLIEKETGVAFERPIISSVFHNRLKRHMRLESDPTVIYGLADYDGNITRKHLTTPTSYNTYTIYGLPPGPIASAGIDAIEAALYPADTQFLYFVSKRDYTHQFSTNIKDHNLAVSKYQLRK
- a CDS encoding 2-oxoacid:acceptor oxidoreductase family protein, with the translated sequence MEMCRIVFSGSGGQGVVTASILLAEAAVLYESLNAVQSQSYGPEARGGSTRSDVIISDSNINYPKVIQPNVLVSLTQQAYDKFYPIIRPGGLLITDTRFVKIRSKVDAQHQELPMYQTVMDKIGKPIVFNICMLGAVIALTDIVKTESVIKVLESRIPSNFLEINQNALTLGIQLAEVIKR